From a region of the Trichoderma atroviride chromosome 6, complete sequence genome:
- a CDS encoding uncharacterized protein (SECRETED:SignalP(1-18)~CAZy:GH2), producing the protein MIGHAVAALLLGSGLASAAAPLTSKAGDQVAIPDWDLKSSSDVSKDLKGLSKPGVDTSSWYHAGTSKCTIMACLINAGVYNDEDLWYSDNLNHVNWGQFLVPWIYRQEFALSPAKGKHFILQTNGITSKADLFLNGKQIADSNYQSGAYGGRTYDITNLAAEKNAFVVQVYPTDYLYDFGLGFVDWNPYPSDNGSGIWRDITIKQTGSVSMGPISVVVDIDVPVESSPAEVTIRAEAQNLETFAVTVDAAAVVTGDASCAGDAIKQSVKLGPGEKKLVEFKKTLKKPEIWWPKQWGGQPLYNAKVTFSVNNAVSDTAQTNFGVRKVTSVVNSHNDTQYSVNGHPFQVVGGGYGADMFLRWDSARFTRIVEYMLDMHQNTVRLEGKMEQPEFYEICDKYGLMIMPGWECCDKWEAWAYNDELAIFPPPVWDDGDYETANYSMIHEASVLQPHPSVLTFLVGSDFWPNDEAAAMYVNDLKNAGWQTPIIASAAKRGYPAILGPSGMKMDGPYDWVPPNYWYDTEPSADRLGAAFGFGSELGSGVGTPEMGSLKRFLTQGDLDDLWKQPNKNLFHMSTNLSSFYNRQIYNEGLWKRYGAPSSLDDYLIKAQMMDYEATRSQYEGFGALWNADRPATGLIYWMLNNAWPSLHWNQFDYYLHPAGSYFGTKVGSRIEHVAYNYQTKEVWGINHSLDKNGPRKVDIELINTSGKQLAKKSVNFNTKANSGFKVVDFSSQIGTLSSVAFLRLVLSDNNGNVLSRNVYWVTNSIDKLDWNNSTWYYTQVTKFVDYTPLSKLSTAQVSVTTGPGKPAPGVPGTQTRIVTLENKSSVPAVFIRLTLVDKSGNDVNPVSWSDNYVTLWPKEKLQLEVGGWDGSGASIQVSGKNVKATTVKL; encoded by the coding sequence ATGATCGGCCACGCTGTCGCCGCCCTATTGCTGGGCAGTGGCCttgcctctgcagctgctcctttAACATCCAAAGCTGGTGATCAAGTTGCAATCCCAGATTGGGACCTCAAGTCATCTTCCGACGTTAGCAAAGATCTCAAGGGGCTTTCAAAACCCGGTGTTGACACCTCATCGTGGTACCACGCAGGCACTTCGAAATGCACCATCATGGCATGCCTGATCAACGCTGGAGTTTACAATGACGAAGACTTGTGGTACTCTGACAACCTCAATCATGTCAACTGGGGCCAATTCCTCGTTCCTTGGATATACCGCCAGGAATTCGCGCTGTCTCCGGCCAAGGGCAAGCATTTCATCCTCCAGACAAACGGAATTACTTCCAAAGCCGACCTCTTTCTCAATGGCAAACAGATTGCCGACTCCAACTACCAATCTGGTGCTTATGGCGGTCGCACCTACGACATCACCAACCTCGCTGCCGAAAAAAACGCCTTCGTCGTCCAAGTCTACCCGACCGACTACCTTTATGACTTTGGACTCGGATTTGTCGACTGGAACCCTTACCCGAGCGACAATGGAAGTGGCATTTGGCGAGATATTACAATCAAGCAGACGGGCTCTGTCTCCATGGGCCCCAtctcggtggtggtggataTCGATGTTCCGGTTGAGAGTAGCCCTGCAGAGGTTACCATCCGCGCTGAAGCCCAGAATCTGGAGACCTTTGCAGTTACTGTTGATGCCGCAGCTGTTGTGACTGGCGATGCTTCATGCGCTGGAGATGCCATCAAGCAAAGCGTCAAGCTTGGTCCtggcgaaaagaagctggtCGAGTTCAAGAAGACTCTCAAGAAGCCAGAGATTTGGTGGCCCAAGCAGTGGGGTGGCCAGCCTCTTTACAACGCCAAGGTTACCTTTTCGGTCAACAATGCGGTCTCAGATACGGCCCAGACAAACTTTGGTGTCCGTAAAGTTACCTCTGTTGTCAACTCGCACAACGACACACAGTACAGTGTCAACGGCCACCCTTTCCAAGTGGTTGGTGGTGGTTATGGCGCTGATATGTTCCTGCGATGGGACAGCGCCCGCTTTACCCGCATTGTTGAGTATATGCTGGACATGCACCAGAATACCGTTCGTCTCGAGGGAAAGATGGAACAGCCCGAATTCTACGAAATCTGTGACAAATACGGTTTAATGATCATGCCAGGCTGGGAGTGCTGCGACAAGTGGGAGGCATGGGCTTATAATGACGAACTGGCAATTTTCCCGCCGCCTGTTTGGGATGATGGAGACTATGAAACGGCCAACTATAGCATGATCCATGAGGCTTCTGTGCTTCAGCCGCACCCCAGCGTGCTGACATTCCTTGTTGGAAGCGACTTCTGGCCGAATGACGAGGCGGCTGCGATGTATGTCAATGACTTGAAGAACGCTGGTTGGCAGACGCCCATTATTGCTTCTGCGGCTAAGCGTGGATATCCGGCAATTCTGGGTCCTTCTGGCATGAAGATGGACGGCCCATACGACTGGGTGCCTCCCAATTACTGGTACGACACTGAGCCCTCTGCCGATCGGTTAGGTGCTGCTTTTGGTTTCGGCTCCGAGCTGGGCTCTGGCGTTGGTACTCCTGAAATGGGCTCATTGAAGAGATTTCTCACCCAGGGCGATCTGGACGATTTGTGGAAGCAGCCCAACAAGAATCTATTCCACATGTCAACCAACCTCTCTTCGTTCTACAACAGACAAATTTACAACGAAGGCCTCTGGAAGCGCTACGGCGCCCCAAGCTCTCTGGATGACTACCTCATCAAGGCCCAGATGATGGACTATGAAGCGACGCGATCTCAATACGAAGGCTTTGGGGCTCTGTGGAATGCCGATCGCCCTGCCACCGGCCTTATCTACTGGATGCTCAACAACGCTTGGCCGAGTCTCCACTGGAACCAGTTCGACTACTATCTTCACCCTGCAGGCTCTTACTTTGGCACCAAAGTTGGCTCCCGTATTGAGCATGTCGCATACAACTACCAAACCAAGGAAGTTTGGGGCATCAACCACTCCCTAGACAAGAACGGCCCACGCAAGGTTGACATTGAGCTTATTAACACCAGCGGCAAGCAACTTGCTAAAAAGTCTGTCAACTTCAACACAAAGGCCAACTCAGGCTTTAAAGTCGTTGATTTCTCGAGCCAAATCGGCACACTTTCAAGCGTTGCCTTTTTGCGCTTGGTCCTGTCTGATAACAACGGCAATGTCTTGAGTCGCAATGTGTACTGGGTCACCAACTCCATTGATAAGCTCGATTGGAACAACTCGACTTGGTACTACACTCAAGTCACCAAGTTTGTCGACTACACGCCTCTCAGCAAGCTGTCTACAGCTCAGGTCTCCGTCACCACTGGCCCTGGTAAGCCTGCGCCTGGGGTTCCGGGCACGCAGACCCGTATTGTGACGCTCGAGAACAAGTCGTCTGTACCGGCTGTCTTTATTCGCCTAACTCTTGTTGATAAGAGCGGCAACGATGTAAACCCTGTTTCATGGTCTGACAACTATGTCACGCTTTGGCCaaaggagaagctgcagcttgaagTAGGAGGATGGGATGGAAGTGGCGCCAGCATCCAGGTCAGCGGTAAGAATGTTAAGGCTACCACCGTGAAGCTATAA